In Xanthomonas sp. SI, the following are encoded in one genomic region:
- a CDS encoding putative peptide modification system cyclase, whose translation MNDAHQPQPDAPQLRTLLLTDLCDSMALVERLGDAKAAELFKLHDHLVLELQQRWRGRLIDRSDGLLLLFERPIDGLGFALDYSRGLHELGKQRKLVLKVRAGLHVGEVLTWRNSDAAVQVGAKPLEVEGLAKPTAARLMTLARPGQILLSAVAESLTHRAARELGERGERLLWKSHGRWRFKGVPTAQEIYEVGEIGNTPLRAPKPTPKAWRDIPLWRRPAALVAEATLTLGAVAALLFFGRPEPAIAFAERDWIVVGDLRNLTGNATLDASLDQAFRISLEQSRYVNLLSDLKVRDTLGRMKRSPDSKIDRAVASEIALRDGARAVILPTVAEIGGRIRVTVELVDPATQATVHTESQTGRGLESVLASVDTVSGQLRHQLGEAIQSVEQASKPLPQVTTSNLDALRAYALGIDATGQGNWKQAEQNFRVAINLDPQFALAYVGIARVIMATSDRGAAVPYLQKALTYKARLPARDQLYLDAYSAELGDSPAALGGWQQLVRMYPDSFAGHGNVFWHLFQANRFAEALPHAVAADTSQDPYRSIATDDIGRVYLVQGKLEQAKAQFTQVSLQDKSGPGRRLANVLALQGNYAEAEARLRAIPKSEYANDDMVPRLDLIALKVDQGKWDEVATELSDAIKAGRSTNDFTQAQFGFLQLSVQAVTLPSSKVLPRLRQWQNGQLQRQERALPGEPYANDRAALILAAAYLAQRLGDDALSAPALKVAGPWAQTSADPTLGKLLRIVQAGQHRLRGEYAQALALLAPRDDDLLQSRVALYLTLQAAGKHRQALEQADWIGAHRGLAYGEASISQSLQTLNVADTRMAGRWAAQALSDLDRVPDARRRIDALFAVWPSAAMPAYLRETVEATLPASKQKTT comes from the coding sequence ATGAACGACGCCCACCAGCCGCAGCCCGACGCCCCGCAACTGCGAACGCTGCTGCTGACCGACCTGTGCGATTCGATGGCGCTGGTGGAGCGGCTGGGCGACGCCAAGGCCGCCGAACTGTTCAAGCTGCACGATCACCTGGTGCTGGAACTGCAGCAGCGCTGGCGCGGACGCCTGATCGACCGTTCCGACGGCCTGCTGCTGCTGTTCGAGCGGCCGATCGACGGTCTCGGGTTCGCCCTGGACTACAGCCGCGGCCTGCACGAGCTGGGCAAGCAGCGCAAACTGGTACTGAAAGTGCGCGCCGGCCTGCACGTCGGCGAGGTGCTGACCTGGCGCAACAGCGATGCCGCGGTGCAGGTCGGCGCCAAGCCGCTGGAAGTGGAGGGCCTGGCCAAGCCGACCGCGGCGCGGCTGATGACCCTGGCCCGGCCCGGGCAGATCCTGCTGTCGGCGGTGGCCGAGTCGCTGACCCACCGCGCCGCGCGCGAACTGGGCGAGCGCGGCGAACGCCTGCTGTGGAAATCGCACGGCCGCTGGCGCTTCAAGGGCGTGCCGACGGCGCAGGAGATCTACGAAGTCGGCGAGATCGGCAACACCCCGCTGCGCGCGCCGAAGCCGACGCCGAAGGCGTGGCGGGACATCCCGCTGTGGCGGCGGCCGGCGGCGCTGGTAGCGGAGGCTACGCTGACCCTGGGGGCGGTCGCCGCGTTGCTGTTCTTCGGTCGTCCGGAGCCGGCCATCGCATTCGCCGAGCGCGACTGGATCGTGGTCGGTGACCTGCGCAACCTCACTGGCAACGCGACGCTCGACGCTTCGCTCGACCAGGCGTTCCGGATCAGCCTGGAGCAATCGCGCTACGTCAACCTGCTCAGCGACCTCAAGGTGCGTGACACCCTGGGCCGGATGAAGCGTAGCCCGGACAGCAAGATCGACCGCGCGGTTGCCTCGGAGATCGCGCTGCGCGATGGCGCGCGCGCGGTGATCCTGCCGACCGTTGCTGAAATAGGCGGACGGATCCGCGTCACGGTTGAATTGGTCGACCCGGCGACGCAGGCGACCGTACATACCGAGTCGCAGACCGGGCGTGGATTGGAGTCGGTTCTAGCGTCGGTGGACACGGTCAGCGGCCAGTTGCGGCACCAGCTCGGCGAAGCCATCCAATCGGTCGAGCAGGCATCCAAGCCGTTGCCTCAGGTGACGACGTCAAATCTGGATGCTTTGCGTGCGTATGCGCTCGGGATTGACGCCACGGGCCAAGGCAACTGGAAACAGGCCGAACAGAATTTCCGCGTGGCGATCAACCTCGACCCGCAGTTCGCGCTGGCCTATGTCGGTATTGCCCGGGTCATCATGGCAACCTCGGACCGTGGCGCAGCAGTACCGTATCTTCAGAAGGCGCTGACTTATAAAGCGCGTCTGCCGGCGCGCGACCAACTCTATCTCGACGCATACTCGGCCGAACTTGGCGACAGCCCGGCGGCACTGGGCGGGTGGCAGCAGTTGGTGCGCATGTATCCCGACAGCTTCGCCGGACACGGCAACGTATTCTGGCACTTGTTCCAGGCCAACCGGTTCGCCGAGGCATTGCCGCATGCCGTTGCCGCCGATACTTCGCAGGATCCGTATCGATCGATCGCCACCGACGATATAGGCCGCGTCTATCTGGTGCAGGGAAAACTGGAACAGGCCAAGGCCCAGTTCACTCAAGTCTCGCTGCAGGACAAGAGCGGTCCCGGACGGCGTCTGGCTAACGTATTGGCGCTACAAGGCAACTATGCCGAGGCCGAAGCGCGGCTGCGCGCCATTCCCAAGAGCGAGTATGCGAACGACGACATGGTGCCGCGCCTGGACCTGATCGCGCTGAAGGTGGATCAGGGCAAATGGGATGAAGTGGCCACCGAGCTGAGCGACGCGATCAAGGCCGGTCGCTCGACCAACGACTTCACCCAGGCCCAGTTCGGTTTCTTGCAGTTATCGGTCCAGGCCGTGACGTTGCCGTCCAGCAAGGTGCTGCCGCGACTGCGGCAATGGCAAAACGGACAGCTGCAGCGGCAGGAACGGGCGCTTCCGGGCGAGCCATATGCGAATGATCGCGCTGCACTCATTCTCGCCGCCGCCTATCTCGCGCAGCGACTGGGCGATGACGCGTTGTCGGCGCCGGCACTGAAGGTTGCCGGTCCGTGGGCGCAGACGTCGGCGGATCCGACGCTGGGCAAGCTACTGCGTATCGTGCAGGCGGGTCAGCATCGCTTGCGCGGCGAGTACGCGCAAGCACTCGCGTTGCTGGCGCCGCGCGATGACGATCTGCTGCAGTCGCGGGTGGCGCTGTATCTCACCTTGCAAGCCGCCGGGAAGCATCGCCAGGCGTTGGAGCAGGCGGACTGGATCGGCGCGCACCGAGGCCTCGCCTATGGCGAGGCCTCGATATCGCAGTCGTTGCAGACCTTGAATGTCGCCGATACGCGCATGGCCGGTCGCTGGGCGGCGCAAGCCCTGTCGGATCTGGACAGGGTCCCGGATGCGCGGCGGCGAATCGACGCGCTGTTCGCCGTCTGGCCTAGCGCGGCGATGCCTGCTTACTTGAGGGAAACGGTCGAGGCGACCTTGCCGGCTTCGAAACAAAAGACGACGTGA
- a CDS encoding NHLP-related RiPP peptide, protein MNTAPHDPLPADIADRLLELLSTDDAFRTSFQENPVAALASLGYKPADHALAADPTPPTQGAPFFCMTTQELASKEEIAKARKELVSHLTVDGNHHVVFCFEAGKVASTVSLK, encoded by the coding sequence ATGAATACCGCTCCCCACGATCCGTTGCCTGCCGACATCGCCGACCGCCTGCTGGAGCTGCTCAGCACCGACGACGCTTTCCGCACCAGCTTCCAGGAAAATCCGGTCGCCGCTCTCGCCAGTCTCGGCTACAAGCCGGCCGACCACGCCCTGGCCGCTGACCCGACGCCGCCCACGCAGGGCGCGCCGTTCTTCTGCATGACCACGCAGGAACTGGCGTCAAAGGAAGAAATCGCCAAGGCGCGCAAGGAGCTGGTCAGCCACCTGACGGTGGACGGCAACCATCACGTCGTCTTTTGTTTCGAAGCCGGCAAGGTCGCCTCGACCGTTTCCCTCAAGTAA
- a CDS encoding putative peptide maturation dehydrogenase — MRVRRCFHLFLEPREVSRFDMASLLAGGNGLKRERQWVALAPHLDHEVEVDALERELLGTLSAGDWIEAQALPPDCAAASTRLLEVGLLLSDADTARAGFAERDAAMRETYWWGPAALAHRFGRWQGSDSVVAMEANGLTTAAGLCEKLGPPPAEVGERVAAAMRLPLPRQQEDDFDALLARRATCRNFDTARPLPLAAFSQLMQRVFAARARVEADGVAAFLKKNAPSAGGLHATEAYLIVQRVEGLAPGLYHYHPVDHALEPLPAADVALDVLARTAVAGQHWFADAPVLVVMAPRYARIYWKYRHHPKAYRALLLDIGHLSQLLYLCATHAQWGAFVTSAINEVDIEQAFGMDPLREGPLVVCGFGWRAPALITAEFDPAGAVWQASDSPSP, encoded by the coding sequence ATGCGCGTGCGCCGCTGTTTTCATCTGTTCCTCGAGCCGCGCGAGGTCAGCCGCTTCGATATGGCCTCGCTGTTGGCAGGAGGCAATGGCCTCAAGCGCGAACGGCAATGGGTCGCGCTGGCGCCGCATCTGGACCATGAGGTGGAGGTCGATGCGTTGGAGCGGGAACTGCTGGGCACGCTCAGTGCGGGCGATTGGATCGAGGCGCAGGCATTGCCGCCGGATTGCGCCGCCGCCAGCACGCGCCTGCTCGAGGTCGGCCTGCTATTGAGCGACGCCGACACGGCGCGCGCTGGCTTCGCCGAGCGCGACGCGGCCATGCGCGAAACCTACTGGTGGGGGCCGGCCGCACTGGCGCACCGCTTCGGGCGCTGGCAAGGCAGCGACAGCGTCGTGGCGATGGAGGCCAATGGACTGACCACGGCCGCCGGTCTGTGCGAGAAGCTCGGCCCGCCGCCTGCGGAAGTGGGCGAGCGCGTTGCGGCCGCCATGCGCCTGCCGTTGCCGCGCCAGCAGGAGGATGACTTCGATGCGCTGCTCGCGCGGCGCGCCACCTGCCGCAATTTCGATACCGCGCGGCCCTTGCCGCTGGCTGCGTTCTCGCAGCTGATGCAGCGGGTGTTCGCAGCACGCGCCAGGGTCGAGGCCGACGGTGTCGCTGCATTTCTGAAGAAGAACGCGCCTTCCGCCGGCGGCTTGCATGCCACCGAGGCCTATCTGATCGTGCAGCGCGTCGAGGGGCTGGCCCCGGGCCTGTACCACTACCACCCGGTCGACCATGCTCTGGAGCCGTTGCCTGCCGCGGATGTCGCCCTGGACGTGTTGGCACGTACCGCCGTCGCCGGTCAGCATTGGTTCGCCGACGCGCCGGTACTGGTGGTGATGGCGCCGCGTTACGCGCGCATTTACTGGAAGTATCGCCACCATCCCAAGGCCTACAGGGCGTTGCTGCTGGATATCGGACACCTATCGCAACTGCTTTACCTCTGCGCGACGCACGCGCAGTGGGGTGCGTTCGTGACCTCGGCGATCAACGAAGTGGACATCGAGCAGGCATTCGGCATGGACCCGTTGCGCGAAGGGCCGCTGGTGGTGTGCGGCTTCGGTTGGCGGGCGCCGGCGTTGATCACCGCGGAGTTCGATCCGGCCGGTGCGGTATGGCAGGCCAGCGACTCTCCATCGCCCTGA
- a CDS encoding DUF2884 family protein — protein sequence MRLLLSVCTLSLLGAAASASAGPQFSSQQCGFSTPYDVIVDRTGVALTRSAGTPKTVFLHDGRLQVDGVAQPLSSADAQRLRQMEQGAQALMPEVAGIAREVVGITFDAFGGVVEAITGSRSKARKIERHRDAALAHLERTLGKGQWQKEPFDKAFEADVSAAAEEMAGALTSGVMFAVFTGRADDIEKRTDAMEKDMDRRMDARGKALEARANALCVQVAALDALEQQLDYRLPGGKRLDLLEHSDKPAKPAAPNEAAMAATAAAHSQAH from the coding sequence ATGCGCCTGCTGCTTTCCGTATGCACCCTCTCCCTGCTCGGTGCCGCCGCCAGTGCCAGCGCCGGCCCGCAGTTCTCCTCGCAGCAATGCGGCTTTTCCACGCCCTACGACGTCATTGTCGACCGCACCGGCGTCGCCCTGACGCGCAGCGCCGGCACGCCGAAGACCGTATTCCTGCATGACGGCCGCCTGCAGGTGGACGGGGTCGCGCAGCCGCTGAGCAGTGCCGACGCCCAGCGCTTGCGGCAGATGGAACAGGGCGCGCAGGCGCTGATGCCCGAAGTGGCCGGCATCGCCCGCGAAGTGGTCGGCATCACCTTCGACGCCTTCGGCGGCGTGGTCGAAGCGATCACCGGCAGCCGCAGCAAGGCGCGCAAGATCGAGCGCCACCGCGACGCCGCCCTCGCCCACCTCGAACGCACCCTCGGCAAAGGCCAATGGCAGAAGGAACCGTTCGACAAGGCGTTCGAAGCCGACGTCAGCGCCGCCGCCGAGGAAATGGCCGGCGCGCTGACCAGCGGGGTGATGTTCGCGGTGTTCACCGGCCGCGCCGACGACATCGAGAAACGCACCGACGCGATGGAGAAGGACATGGATCGGCGCATGGACGCGCGCGGCAAGGCGCTGGAAGCCAGGGCCAACGCGCTCTGCGTGCAGGTCGCCGCGCTCGATGCGCTGGAGCAGCAACTGGACTACCGGCTGCCTGGCGGCAAGCGTTTGGACCTGCTTGAACATAGCGACAAGCCAGCCAAACCGGCCGCACCCAACGAGGCGGCTATGGCCGCAACGGCAGCGGCGCACAGCCAGGCGCACTGA
- a CDS encoding cupin domain-containing protein, translating into MHLEHWLLPPHDWVPNHPFLPVLLYRQADRDGGAAGFERRFAAHGWPPQWRDGIYDYHHYHSTAHEVLGVASGSARLVIGGPGGPETALAAGDALLLPAGTGHCCIDSSSDFLVVGAYPAGQDWDICRQAPSAETIQRIAQLPFPPSDPVAGPQGPLLQHWKMPEGRG; encoded by the coding sequence ATGCATCTGGAACACTGGCTGCTGCCGCCGCACGACTGGGTCCCCAACCATCCGTTCCTGCCGGTCCTGCTGTACCGCCAAGCCGACCGCGATGGCGGTGCCGCCGGCTTCGAACGCCGCTTCGCCGCCCATGGCTGGCCGCCGCAATGGCGCGATGGCATCTACGATTACCACCACTACCATTCCACTGCACACGAGGTGCTTGGCGTGGCCAGCGGCAGCGCGCGGCTGGTCATCGGCGGCCCGGGCGGCCCCGAAACCGCGCTGGCGGCCGGCGACGCCTTGCTGCTGCCGGCCGGCACCGGCCATTGTTGCATCGATTCCAGCAGCGACTTCCTGGTGGTCGGCGCCTATCCCGCCGGGCAGGACTGGGACATCTGCCGGCAGGCGCCCAGCGCCGAAACGATCCAGCGCATCGCCCAGTTGCCGTTCCCGCCCAGCGATCCCGTCGCCGGTCCGCAAGGCCCCCTTCTCCAGCACTGGAAAATGCCTGAGGGCCGGGGCTAG